In a single window of the Anaerocolumna cellulosilytica genome:
- a CDS encoding AAA family ATPase — protein MLQFKKDSIFTRNNKSKTCVEELPQGGIFAVWGSPGTGKTTVAVKLAKYLADHKKNVVLVLCDMTAPMLPCICPPSSLEIQKDSARPLGSLGSILSATHVTDQLVKSNIITHKKLAYLTMIGMLKGENEYTYAAYSRIQAEEFLTALRKTAPYIIIDCSSYIANDILSAVSIMECDAMLRLSNRDLKSISYLSSQLKLLYSDAKNSGKQYKVLSNVKPNQGVEHMAGALGNIDFQLPYSRELEEQYLAGTLLEDMNLRNSKAFCSEIEKIAKEVLGC, from the coding sequence ATGTTGCAATTTAAAAAGGATTCTATTTTTACCCGTAATAACAAGAGTAAGACTTGTGTAGAAGAACTTCCTCAAGGTGGTATTTTTGCAGTCTGGGGGAGTCCCGGTACTGGGAAAACTACGGTTGCGGTAAAGCTTGCAAAATACCTGGCAGATCATAAGAAAAATGTGGTGTTAGTGCTATGCGATATGACGGCACCCATGCTTCCTTGTATTTGTCCGCCTTCTTCTTTGGAAATCCAGAAAGATTCCGCTCGACCCTTGGGTTCATTAGGAAGTATTCTGTCTGCAACCCATGTAACGGATCAACTTGTAAAAAGTAATATAATTACTCATAAGAAACTGGCATACCTGACCATGATTGGAATGTTAAAAGGAGAAAATGAATACACCTATGCTGCCTATTCAAGAATTCAGGCAGAGGAATTTCTTACAGCGCTGCGAAAAACAGCACCCTATATCATTATTGATTGTAGCAGCTATATTGCAAATGACATTTTATCAGCAGTTTCTATTATGGAGTGTGATGCTATGCTTCGCCTATCCAACCGTGACCTCAAATCCATTAGCTATCTTTCTAGTCAGTTGAAGCTTCTGTATAGTGATGCAAAGAATTCTGGTAAGCAGTATAAAGTGTTGTCAAATGTAAAACCAAACCAGGGGGTAGAGCATATGGCAGGAGCATTGGGTAATATTGATTTTCAATTACCCTATTCCAGAGAACTGGAAGAACAATATCTTGCTGGTACATTACTGGAAGATATGAATTTGAGAAATAGTAAAGCATTTTGCTCAGAAATAGAAAAAATCGCAAAGGAGGTGCTGGGATGCTAA
- a CDS encoding DUF6550 family protein, producing MKKKSGKKFVIAGGILLMAVLMIVIGRRFQNKPVAEDVFPTDNKESSELTVKTPENQEKVESGENKVTVTVAPVTKEAVNEGSGSIDTGTNQTIQPDISPKPTGREEQGTEPTEKQTNEKGEPTKQKEKKPEATPTAKPEPTPTPSPKPTKKPTPTAKPTSKPEKKNSSGGFPGFDNVPDGGDNTVIYGDSDGDIDKQVGDMD from the coding sequence ATGAAAAAGAAGAGTGGAAAAAAGTTTGTAATTGCAGGAGGAATACTGCTCATGGCAGTGCTTATGATAGTAATTGGAAGGCGATTTCAGAACAAACCAGTGGCAGAAGATGTTTTTCCAACGGATAACAAAGAAAGCAGTGAGCTTACCGTGAAAACTCCAGAAAATCAGGAAAAAGTAGAATCAGGAGAAAATAAAGTAACCGTGACAGTAGCACCCGTTACAAAAGAAGCAGTCAATGAGGGAAGCGGCTCTATTGATACAGGAACAAATCAAACGATTCAACCAGACATTTCTCCTAAACCAACGGGGAGAGAAGAACAGGGGACGGAGCCAACGGAGAAACAAACCAACGAAAAAGGAGAACCAACAAAGCAGAAAGAGAAAAAACCGGAGGCGACACCGACGGCAAAACCAGAACCTACCCCAACACCTTCACCAAAACCAACAAAAAAACCAACACCAACGGCAAAGCCTACATCAAAGCCAGAGAAGAAGAACTCATCCGGTGGATTTCCGGGATTTGATAATGTACCGGACGGTGGAGATAATACAGTAATATATGGGGATAGTGATGGAGACATCGACAAACAAGTGGGAGACATGGACTAA
- a CDS encoding NACHT domain-containing protein, producing the protein MVDKNTDAKESFRGYNLQVLRAIRRLLQGISENKLIYSAIECGDDVYEIKITDTDYKHTYEQDKLYSNNGFSLNSKEVKKSICIFLNKWINVKDESIKFVFYTNVETTKEKKVGILQPPKNKCIDLLTDIKNPSSWLEVKAYFINVIKDYYINTYNSSNSNVTQIQSLTEEDWHTFATCIEWMFRSDDDIKLRKLLREEIVELCKQYEVKLGFVDFLLAAIESDIRQGVVEKDFINQLVSTERLINYFLNLSQYRFKESLELNDAWFAKRLQSSIERLSDRYSQELDIEREETVFLDYMSREFCEQDITNNKEYKKLLDSPFLMITGEAGVGKSHFIAHAAAKYLNNYGKAVLILGQYCRSEEILKRKIINYLEVGNKCEFDDFLKCMDDWGRVTERRSIIFFDAVNEGKNIEEEIKELALTIKQYENVGFVYSVRGNRKAIENVNDFLCINLGRLKKKKDIEAFFIFFNIPLSYNYQDMDIFTLPLLLKMYCRLFEGKEFNAEDGLYTIFPLYFKSVTKRILKKYPHDKTKADIVGTALEIYADLVIKYVDEYVNYSILSADIDKKLGCYKLSFNVVDELLNENILVYNEKDHTVFVEFNLWSDYLIIKQILHNEKVKEFQNEKQLKQFFNPQNPYYNLLVTRDEMLAILLPDISCKYKNGGFELYYWASYLKYSENVYLFLNSMYWRDLRKICAVGFSIYVNDNSVAINNSYDARFDVWDCIMMQCSRSTRYFSVNYIYEMSQIWINEVMQRNWASYLNDKFLESDYFKRLNYSIDNQLDLLDNDQIFNQLRVFTLFLYSLDSRIISRSMKTITILMKKEPKVIIKFLQSINGNCKDETVYTKLVQIIFNITDYVDALTITEIYRFLFENLKWSFYIGKYKFLDLWYINGIKDIMVTRNLKIDYDVNLDITSFINHFVFQGLEDISSNDLEKYYREKNERETEFDEYIEYNDDEEGELYYQCQNKIVNAFLNNFKEDSYRFSSDFIVSEIAEPYKRMFLNNVLLEILKGEYSYIRYGFHDYWSNGPDYQKKYAEKYEEIALDRIICKYLKTLLTNGIKLSIWVQKIVTLINNFTTVDCSIPEKVINPIMINTEIDTEIIKLQDKLENNDKWIPITFGYNLNYDLYIYIKGQIMDRNIREKALPEGIFYNELYRTKHFYKTVELTYKNEQVFINYLWDYEPFTSITLLHPKIIDKLDLQVGEYQCTYYYKDELVCKNTVLENRTDQLVIKKSFLIELQKKYEIAWCFINGKEFILN; encoded by the coding sequence TTGGTTGATAAGAATACAGATGCTAAAGAGAGTTTTAGGGGATATAATCTGCAGGTTTTGAGGGCAATACGAAGATTACTTCAAGGGATTAGTGAAAATAAACTAATATATTCAGCTATAGAATGTGGTGATGATGTATATGAAATAAAAATAACAGATACGGACTACAAACATACCTATGAGCAAGATAAATTGTATAGTAATAATGGATTTTCGTTAAATAGTAAAGAAGTAAAGAAATCAATATGTATTTTTTTGAATAAGTGGATTAATGTAAAAGATGAGTCGATAAAATTTGTTTTTTATACTAATGTTGAAACTACGAAAGAGAAAAAAGTTGGAATATTACAGCCACCAAAAAATAAATGTATTGATTTGTTGACTGATATTAAGAATCCTAGCAGTTGGTTAGAGGTAAAAGCATATTTCATAAATGTGATTAAAGACTATTACATAAATACATATAATTCATCAAATTCAAACGTTACCCAAATACAATCTTTAACAGAAGAAGATTGGCACACATTTGCAACTTGTATTGAATGGATGTTTCGCAGTGATGATGATATTAAATTAAGGAAGTTGCTTAGGGAAGAAATAGTTGAACTATGCAAACAATATGAAGTCAAATTAGGCTTCGTCGATTTTTTGTTAGCTGCAATTGAATCTGATATAAGACAAGGAGTTGTAGAAAAAGACTTTATTAATCAACTTGTTTCAACAGAACGATTAATAAACTATTTTTTAAACTTATCACAATATAGGTTTAAAGAGAGTTTAGAATTGAATGACGCTTGGTTTGCTAAGAGATTGCAAAGCAGTATAGAGCGTTTGTCTGATAGATATTCGCAGGAGCTTGATATTGAAAGAGAAGAGACTGTATTTTTAGACTATATGTCTAGAGAGTTTTGCGAACAAGATATCACGAATAACAAAGAGTACAAAAAATTATTAGATTCTCCATTCCTTATGATAACAGGAGAGGCTGGAGTGGGAAAATCTCATTTTATAGCACACGCAGCTGCTAAGTATTTAAATAATTATGGAAAAGCTGTATTAATTTTAGGACAGTATTGTAGAAGTGAAGAAATATTAAAACGCAAGATAATAAACTATCTTGAAGTAGGAAATAAATGTGAATTTGATGATTTTCTTAAATGTATGGATGACTGGGGACGTGTTACTGAAAGAAGGAGTATTATTTTTTTTGATGCAGTAAATGAAGGAAAAAACATAGAAGAAGAAATAAAAGAATTAGCATTAACAATAAAACAATATGAAAATGTAGGGTTTGTGTATAGTGTACGGGGCAATAGAAAAGCAATAGAGAATGTTAATGATTTTTTATGTATAAATCTAGGTAGGTTGAAAAAAAAGAAAGATATTGAGGCATTTTTTATATTCTTTAATATTCCTTTATCATACAATTATCAGGATATGGATATATTTACTCTGCCGTTATTACTTAAGATGTATTGCAGATTATTTGAGGGCAAGGAATTTAATGCGGAGGACGGATTATATACAATTTTCCCTTTATATTTTAAAAGTGTAACGAAAAGGATTTTAAAAAAGTATCCTCATGATAAAACCAAAGCAGATATTGTAGGAACAGCATTAGAGATATATGCTGATCTAGTTATAAAATATGTAGACGAATATGTAAATTATAGTATACTTAGTGCTGATATAGATAAAAAATTGGGATGCTATAAATTATCTTTTAATGTAGTTGATGAACTGCTGAATGAAAATATATTAGTTTACAACGAAAAGGATCATACCGTATTTGTAGAATTTAATTTGTGGTCAGATTATTTAATTATAAAGCAAATTTTACATAATGAAAAAGTAAAAGAGTTTCAAAATGAAAAACAGTTAAAACAGTTTTTTAACCCTCAAAACCCATATTATAATTTACTAGTTACAAGGGATGAGATGTTAGCTATATTATTGCCAGATATCTCATGTAAATACAAAAACGGTGGATTTGAATTATATTATTGGGCAAGTTATTTGAAATATAGTGAAAATGTATATCTCTTTTTGAACAGTATGTATTGGCGTGATCTGAGAAAAATATGTGCAGTAGGATTTAGTATATATGTCAATGATAATAGCGTTGCTATTAATAATTCATATGATGCCAGATTTGATGTATGGGACTGTATTATGATGCAATGTAGTCGAAGTACCAGATACTTTAGTGTGAATTATATCTATGAAATGAGTCAAATATGGATTAATGAAGTGATGCAAAGAAATTGGGCTTCTTATTTAAATGATAAATTCCTTGAGTCAGATTATTTTAAAAGATTAAATTATTCTATAGATAATCAACTTGATTTATTAGATAATGATCAAATATTTAATCAGTTAAGAGTCTTTACACTTTTTTTGTATAGTTTAGATAGTCGTATTATTAGTAGAAGTATGAAAACAATTACGATACTGATGAAGAAAGAACCCAAAGTGATTATAAAATTTCTTCAATCAATAAATGGTAACTGTAAAGATGAAACGGTATATACAAAGTTAGTACAGATAATATTTAATATTACGGATTATGTAGATGCTCTAACTATAACTGAGATATACCGATTTTTATTTGAAAATCTTAAATGGAGTTTTTATATAGGAAAATATAAATTCCTAGATTTATGGTATATAAATGGAATTAAGGATATTATGGTAACTAGAAATCTGAAAATAGATTATGATGTCAATCTTGATATAACTTCTTTTATAAATCATTTTGTATTTCAGGGACTAGAGGATATATCAAGCAACGACTTGGAAAAGTATTACAGAGAGAAGAATGAGAGAGAAACTGAATTTGATGAGTATATAGAATATAATGATGATGAGGAAGGAGAACTTTATTATCAATGCCAAAATAAAATTGTTAATGCATTTCTAAATAACTTTAAGGAAGATAGTTATAGATTCAGTTCAGACTTTATAGTTAGTGAAATAGCAGAGCCATACAAGCGGATGTTCTTAAATAATGTATTGTTAGAAATACTAAAAGGTGAATATTCATATATAAGATATGGTTTTCATGATTACTGGAGTAATGGACCAGATTATCAGAAAAAATATGCAGAAAAATATGAAGAAATCGCATTAGATAGGATTATATGTAAATATTTAAAAACCCTGTTAACTAATGGTATTAAATTAAGTATTTGGGTTCAAAAGATTGTTACACTTATAAATAATTTTACAACCGTAGACTGCTCTATTCCTGAAAAAGTTATTAATCCAATTATGATTAACACAGAGATTGATACGGAGATAATCAAATTGCAAGATAAACTTGAAAATAACGATAAATGGATTCCAATTACCTTTGGATACAATTTGAATTATGATCTGTATATTTATATTAAAGGTCAAATAATGGATAGGAATATAAGAGAAAAAGCATTGCCTGAGGGAATTTTTTATAATGAGTTGTATAGGACAAAACATTTTTATAAAACTGTTGAATTAACTTATAAGAATGAACAAGTTTTTATAAATTATTTATGGGATTATGAACCATTTACAAGTATAACCTTATTACATCCTAAAATAATAGATAAATTAGATTTACAAGTAGGGGAATACCAATGTACATATTACTATAAAGATGAATTAGTTTGTAAAAATACTGTTTTGGAGAATAGAACAGACCAACTTGTAATAAAGAAAAGTTTTTTGATAGAGCTGCAAAAAAAATATGAAATAGCTTGGTGCTTTATAAATGGCAAGGAATTTATACTTAATTAG
- a CDS encoding secretion protein F produces the protein MNVMIVFGVLLATGLYLIVADCLKLPRYGTSRAMITASRKQNKKVNSLDTVLSGWSVALGRHIPMDEYKRHRLSNTLHAAGISQTPEEYVAYALLKAGLIGMGGVLSLFVVPLLTPILFFLAIAIYFQESKKADKKLSAKRERIESELPRFVATITQELKASRDVIGILEHYKKNAGEAFCYELDVLTADMRSSSYEAALTRFEARLNSPMLSDITRGLISVLRGDDGAMYFQMLSHDMKQFELQRLKAKAMKIPPKIRVFSFVMLLCFVMTYVVVIFSEILQSLRGLF, from the coding sequence ATGAATGTTATGATAGTATTTGGTGTATTACTTGCAACGGGGTTGTATTTGATAGTTGCAGATTGTTTAAAGTTACCACGATATGGAACAAGCAGGGCAATGATAACCGCAAGCAGGAAACAAAATAAAAAAGTAAATAGTTTGGACACCGTGTTAAGTGGGTGGTCTGTTGCATTGGGAAGGCATATTCCTATGGATGAATATAAAAGGCACAGGTTAAGCAACACCTTACATGCGGCGGGAATCAGCCAAACACCGGAAGAGTATGTGGCATATGCCCTGTTAAAGGCTGGCCTTATAGGGATGGGAGGAGTTCTTTCCTTATTCGTTGTACCTTTGCTTACACCTATTCTATTCTTTCTGGCAATCGCTATCTATTTTCAGGAAAGTAAGAAAGCAGATAAGAAACTATCTGCCAAACGAGAACGAATTGAATCCGAATTACCAAGGTTTGTTGCAACCATTACCCAGGAGCTAAAGGCAAGCAGAGATGTCATTGGTATACTGGAACATTACAAGAAAAATGCAGGAGAAGCTTTTTGTTATGAACTGGATGTGTTAACAGCGGATATGCGTTCCAGCAGTTATGAAGCGGCGCTTACCCGGTTTGAGGCAAGGCTCAATTCCCCCATGTTATCGGACATCACAAGAGGGCTAATCAGCGTCCTTCGTGGAGATGATGGAGCCATGTATTTTCAAATGCTTTCTCATGATATGAAGCAGTTTGAATTGCAACGATTGAAAGCAAAGGCAATGAAGATACCGCCTAAAATCAGAGTATTCAGCTTTGTAATGCTGTTATGCTTTGTCATGACATATGTGGTTGTTATCTTTTCAGAGATTTTACAATCCCTTCGGGGATTGTTTTAG
- a CDS encoding ATPase, T2SS/T4P/T4SS family: MNEQAIHPSTIFSKHPTQDYILSTELEQREFQDVLKEVQEYISERYSELITNQELEDAKEQMKRYIHQYILEKKISVKGMESQELIDALYTEMAEYGFLTKYIFGKGIEEIDINSWQDIEVQYSDGRTVKLEEHFESPEHAIHVIRRMLHVSGIVLDNASPAVLGHLSKNIRIAVLKTPLVDEDVGVAASIRIVNPQSMQKNDFVQSGTATGQMLDFLSNLIRYGISICVAGATSSGKTTVLGWLLTTIPNHKRIYTIETGSRELDLTRFQEGKVVNSVIHTITKDSENEKQKIDQIKLLDMALRFNPDIAVVGEMRGAEANAAQEAARTGIAVLTTIHANSCESTYRRMVSLCKRAVDMSDETLMGYVTEAYPIIVFCKQLENKQRRMMEIMECEILPNGTRNYRTLFQYVITENYMDEARKFCISGYHEQKSNISEGLSKRLLENGMPLELIHSMKAKEEAVL, encoded by the coding sequence ATGAATGAGCAGGCAATCCACCCATCAACTATTTTCTCAAAACACCCCACCCAGGATTACATACTTTCTACCGAATTGGAACAAAGAGAATTTCAAGATGTTTTAAAAGAGGTACAGGAGTATATTTCAGAGCGATACTCCGAGTTGATTACCAATCAGGAGCTGGAAGATGCCAAAGAGCAGATGAAACGCTATATCCATCAATACATTCTGGAGAAAAAAATTAGCGTAAAAGGGATGGAGAGTCAGGAACTTATTGACGCCTTATATACCGAGATGGCAGAGTATGGGTTCCTTACCAAATATATTTTTGGAAAAGGGATTGAAGAAATCGATATTAATTCCTGGCAGGACATTGAGGTGCAGTATTCCGATGGAAGAACTGTAAAGCTGGAGGAGCATTTTGAATCCCCGGAGCATGCCATTCATGTAATCCGAAGAATGCTTCATGTATCAGGAATTGTGTTAGATAATGCAAGTCCTGCTGTTTTGGGTCACTTGTCTAAGAATATTCGTATTGCCGTTCTAAAAACACCTCTGGTAGATGAAGATGTAGGAGTAGCAGCTTCCATTCGTATTGTCAATCCTCAGAGTATGCAAAAGAACGACTTTGTCCAGAGTGGAACAGCCACGGGTCAAATGCTGGATTTTTTGTCCAACCTCATTCGTTATGGAATCTCTATTTGTGTGGCAGGAGCAACCAGTTCCGGTAAAACCACGGTACTTGGCTGGCTCTTAACCACCATTCCCAATCACAAGAGAATCTACACCATTGAAACGGGATCAAGGGAATTGGATTTAACTAGGTTCCAAGAGGGTAAGGTGGTAAATTCCGTAATCCATACCATTACCAAAGATAGTGAAAATGAGAAGCAAAAGATTGACCAAATCAAGCTCCTGGATATGGCACTTCGATTCAATCCGGATATTGCGGTGGTAGGGGAAATGAGAGGAGCAGAAGCCAATGCGGCACAGGAAGCAGCACGAACGGGGATTGCAGTTCTCACTACAATTCATGCCAATTCCTGTGAATCGACCTATCGCAGAATGGTCTCTTTATGCAAACGTGCCGTGGATATGTCCGATGAGACCTTGATGGGCTACGTAACAGAAGCCTATCCCATTATTGTATTTTGCAAGCAGCTGGAAAATAAGCAGCGAAGAATGATGGAGATTATGGAGTGTGAAATTCTGCCCAATGGAACCAGAAACTATCGAACCTTATTTCAATATGTGATAACAGAAAATTATATGGATGAGGCAAGGAAGTTTTGCATTAGCGGATATCATGAGCAAAAATCCAATATTTCCGAAGGACTTTCTAAACGGTTATTAGAAAATGGAATGCCGCTTGAATTAATCCATTCCATGAAAGCAAAGGAGGAAGCAGTGCTATGA
- a CDS encoding DUF4320 family protein, translating to MKRIIKNNRGEGYLDVVVLVLCAMLVIAIAVKVLPAYIIKQQVDTFATELVREAERAGGVGTETSQREAVLREKIGITPVVTWSKSGRIQLNEEISVTVTYHMNIGLFGGFASFPITLKADAAGKGEVYWK from the coding sequence TTGAAACGCATTATAAAGAATAATCGTGGAGAAGGGTATCTGGATGTGGTGGTTTTGGTACTTTGTGCCATGCTTGTCATAGCCATAGCGGTAAAGGTACTTCCGGCTTACATCATCAAACAGCAAGTGGATACCTTTGCGACTGAACTGGTACGGGAAGCAGAAAGAGCAGGAGGGGTGGGAACAGAAACCTCACAACGAGAAGCCGTATTACGAGAAAAAATAGGGATTACCCCTGTGGTAACCTGGTCAAAAAGTGGAAGGATTCAGTTGAATGAAGAAATTAGCGTAACTGTTACCTACCATATGAATATCGGACTATTTGGAGGATTTGCCTCATTTCCCATTACATTAAAAGCCGATGCTGCCGGGAAGGGGGAAGTCTATTGGAAGTAA
- a CDS encoding type II secretion system F family protein, with translation MNLVLLIASLSMIMGFFLLLSIQPKELTSQIFNGLTRTPKSIREEVKEATGQKKPSIFKREVKEIESILTITGREHRFPMICACSLILFAIGASIAILLENVFLVPVLAGGFLFLPFWYVRLTQTHYKKDIAAELETALSIITTAYLRNDDILTAVEENMDYLNPPILSVFQSFVYRIKMIYPDITKGILDMRGKIENNVFQEWCDAMIACQYDRSLKTTLTPIVSKLSDMRVVNGELENLVFEPRKEFITMEFLVLLNIPLLYFLNKDWYHTLMHTLPGQFIVAICLVAIFVSTAFVIRLTQPIEYRR, from the coding sequence ATGAATTTAGTTTTATTAATTGCCAGTCTTAGCATGATTATGGGATTTTTCTTGCTATTGTCCATTCAACCAAAAGAATTAACATCACAGATTTTCAATGGGCTTACACGTACCCCAAAAAGTATACGAGAAGAAGTGAAGGAAGCCACGGGGCAAAAGAAGCCTTCCATTTTCAAACGGGAAGTGAAGGAGATTGAATCCATCTTAACCATTACAGGCAGAGAACATCGTTTTCCCATGATTTGCGCCTGCTCTCTTATTTTATTTGCCATAGGAGCGTCCATTGCGATTCTGTTAGAAAACGTATTTTTAGTGCCGGTTTTGGCAGGAGGATTTCTTTTTCTTCCCTTCTGGTATGTTAGACTGACTCAGACCCACTATAAGAAGGACATTGCGGCAGAACTGGAAACGGCGCTTTCTATCATTACAACGGCATATCTACGAAACGATGATATCCTAACAGCGGTGGAAGAAAACATGGATTATCTGAATCCGCCTATTTTATCCGTGTTTCAATCCTTTGTATACCGAATAAAAATGATTTACCCGGACATTACAAAAGGTATTTTGGATATGAGAGGGAAAATTGAAAACAATGTGTTTCAGGAATGGTGCGATGCCATGATTGCCTGCCAGTATGATAGGAGTCTAAAGACTACTTTGACACCCATTGTATCTAAACTATCTGATATGCGGGTGGTAAATGGGGAATTGGAGAATCTGGTGTTTGAACCGAGAAAAGAGTTCATTACCATGGAGTTTCTGGTGCTTTTGAACATTCCACTCTTGTACTTTCTGAACAAAGACTGGTACCATACCTTGATGCATACCCTACCGGGGCAATTTATTGTGGCAATCTGTCTGGTCGCCATATTTGTATCCACGGCATTTGTAATCCGGTTGACACAGCCCATTGAGTATCGGAGGTAG
- the ltrA gene encoding group II intron reverse transcriptase/maturase codes for MTGLRAAKKAYLRNAEYYDFQQVLDDLYAESKEQKVFSDLMGYICSEQNIRLAYRNIKTNSGSKTAGADNKTISHLEKWETAKLIQHIQKKLDYYQPQKVRRVEIPKGNGKTRPLGIPTIMDRLIQQCILQVLEPICEAKFFERSNGFRPNRNAEQAMAQAYKCIQIQHLYFVVDIDIKGFFDNVSHGKLLKQMWAMGIRDKKLLSIISCMLKAEVVGIGFPEKGTPQGGIISPLLSNIVLNELDWWIASQFELMPTQHKYSLQTARNGTGIRGHIYSSLRKYTALKECFVVRYADDFKIFCRYRSDADKMFIATKMWLKERLGLDISPEKSKVVNLKRSYSEFLGFKLRATPKGKQPNGETRYVVQSKLNEKSMKKIAEKLKSAIKEIQCPSNDTEEYKAIMRYNSMIIGWHTYYRIATDVNLDLNKYAFLVHRALKRRLKDRLKKTSDVPLSPFIKVKYGKSKQLRYVKKHPILPIGYIKHSSPMFKKKSINKFTTDGRAEIHKQLGNINMGVLHYLMLNADASKSIEYNDNRLSLYCAQQGKCAVSKKLLEIDDIHCHHKVSRKLGGNDKYQNLIIVSEDVHILLHATTKEIIEKYLRKLKPDKRQLSKVNSLRKLLSLEVIKQS; via the coding sequence TTGACAGGACTGCGAGCAGCGAAGAAAGCATATCTGCGAAATGCTGAATATTATGACTTCCAGCAGGTTCTTGATGATTTATATGCAGAAAGCAAAGAGCAAAAGGTATTCTCAGATTTAATGGGATACATTTGTTCAGAGCAGAATATTCGATTGGCGTATAGAAATATCAAAACCAATTCAGGGAGTAAAACAGCGGGAGCAGACAATAAAACAATTTCTCATTTAGAAAAATGGGAGACGGCAAAATTAATACAGCATATTCAGAAAAAGCTCGATTACTACCAGCCACAAAAAGTCCGCAGAGTGGAAATACCAAAAGGGAACGGAAAAACCAGACCGCTTGGAATTCCTACTATCATGGATAGGCTTATCCAGCAGTGCATTCTACAAGTGCTGGAGCCTATTTGTGAAGCAAAGTTCTTTGAGAGAAGCAATGGATTCAGACCAAATCGAAATGCAGAACAGGCAATGGCGCAAGCCTACAAATGTATACAGATTCAGCACTTGTATTTTGTGGTTGACATTGATATTAAAGGCTTCTTTGATAATGTCAGCCATGGAAAGCTATTGAAACAAATGTGGGCTATGGGTATCAGGGACAAGAAGCTTTTATCAATCATTTCCTGTATGCTCAAAGCAGAGGTCGTTGGCATAGGGTTTCCAGAAAAAGGAACGCCGCAGGGTGGCATAATATCCCCACTCCTGTCAAATATTGTGCTAAATGAATTGGATTGGTGGATAGCCAGCCAGTTTGAACTTATGCCTACACAACATAAATATAGCCTGCAAACAGCAAGAAATGGTACTGGAATCAGGGGTCATATCTACTCATCATTGCGGAAATATACAGCACTAAAGGAATGCTTTGTTGTTCGTTACGCCGATGATTTTAAAATATTTTGTCGGTACAGAAGCGATGCGGATAAAATGTTCATTGCAACAAAAATGTGGTTAAAAGAACGTTTGGGGCTTGATATTAGTCCCGAAAAATCAAAGGTAGTCAATCTGAAAAGAAGCTACTCCGAATTTCTGGGGTTTAAGCTTAGAGCCACTCCAAAAGGTAAACAGCCAAACGGAGAAACGAGGTATGTTGTTCAATCGAAATTGAATGAGAAATCCATGAAGAAGATTGCAGAGAAGCTGAAAAGTGCCATTAAGGAGATACAATGTCCTTCAAATGACACGGAAGAATACAAGGCGATTATGCGATACAATTCAATGATAATCGGCTGGCATACTTATTACAGAATTGCTACCGATGTCAATCTTGACCTTAATAAATATGCTTTCTTAGTACACCGAGCCTTAAAAAGAAGACTGAAAGACCGTTTGAAAAAGACCTCTGATGTTCCATTGTCTCCATTTATCAAAGTGAAATATGGTAAAAGCAAGCAGTTGAGGTACGTGAAGAAGCACCCAATCCTTCCCATAGGCTATATAAAACACTCAAGTCCTATGTTTAAAAAGAAAAGTATTAACAAGTTTACAACCGATGGTCGGGCTGAAATTCATAAACAGCTCGGAAATATCAACATGGGTGTTTTGCATTACCTTATGCTGAATGCTGATGCAAGCAAAAGCATTGAGTACAATGACAATCGACTGTCATTGTACTGCGCACAGCAAGGGAAATGTGCTGTCTCGAAGAAATTGCTTGAAATTGATGATATTCATTGTCATCATAAAGTTTCCCGAAAATTAGGAGGAAACGATAAATACCAGAATCTAATTATCGTGAGTGAAGATGTACACATACTTCTCCACGCTACTACCAAGGAGATAATAGAAAAGTATCTGAGGAAACTAAAACCCGATAAACGGCAGTTGAGCAAGGTGAATTCCTTGCGTAAGCTTCTAAGTTTAGAAGTGATTAAGCAGTCTTGA